One part of the Streptomyces lienomycini genome encodes these proteins:
- a CDS encoding nucleotide sugar dehydrogenase, with translation MSSFAGSDVSALTVAVVGLGYVGLPTALALSDAGATVIGVDSSPARLRAVARGAVDLLPLHHAQLACASAGDRFRLTSDATAVSTADAVVICVPTPVDARREPGLTALSAACASVVEHAVPGQLIVLTSTSYVGTTRDLLLEPLRSRGFTVDEDVYVAFAPERIDPGNEHHTPERTPRLVGGAGPRSSGAAAALLAPTASLVRTVPDPETAEMAKLWENTYRAVNIALANELADACASLGLAPAPVIEAAATKPYGFMPFYPGPGVGGHCIPCDPHYLLWQLGKVRQQAPLVATALAANSGRPARITERALDLLAASAVPARGARVLLIGVAYKEGVADVRESPALEILAGLAAAGADVAYCDPLVPSLRVGTDALRHVPDPHGRPWDLVVLHTVHAVHDLTWLSAVDAPPVLDTRQRGPLPRAASGSGALPPAEVTA, from the coding sequence ATGTCATCCTTCGCCGGCAGTGATGTGTCCGCGCTGACCGTCGCGGTCGTGGGCCTCGGATACGTCGGACTGCCCACCGCGCTCGCCCTCTCCGACGCCGGCGCCACCGTCATCGGCGTCGACAGCAGCCCGGCCAGGCTGCGGGCCGTCGCCCGCGGAGCCGTGGACCTGCTCCCGCTGCACCACGCCCAACTCGCCTGCGCCTCCGCCGGCGACCGCTTCCGCCTCACCTCGGACGCCACGGCCGTGAGCACCGCGGACGCCGTGGTCATCTGCGTGCCGACCCCCGTCGACGCCCGGCGCGAGCCCGGCCTCACCGCGCTGAGCGCCGCCTGCGCCTCGGTGGTGGAACACGCCGTGCCCGGCCAGCTGATCGTGCTCACCTCCACCAGCTACGTGGGCACCACCCGCGACCTCCTCCTCGAACCGCTGCGGTCCCGCGGGTTCACCGTCGACGAGGACGTGTACGTGGCCTTCGCCCCCGAGCGGATCGACCCCGGCAACGAACACCACACCCCCGAACGCACCCCGCGCCTGGTCGGCGGCGCCGGACCGCGCAGCAGCGGGGCCGCCGCGGCCCTGCTCGCCCCGACGGCCTCCCTCGTCCGCACGGTCCCCGACCCCGAGACCGCCGAGATGGCCAAGCTCTGGGAGAACACCTACCGGGCCGTCAACATCGCCCTCGCCAACGAACTCGCCGACGCCTGCGCCTCCCTCGGCCTGGCCCCGGCCCCGGTGATCGAGGCGGCGGCGACCAAGCCGTACGGCTTCATGCCCTTCTACCCCGGGCCCGGCGTCGGCGGCCACTGCATCCCCTGCGACCCGCACTACCTGCTCTGGCAGCTCGGCAAGGTCCGCCAGCAGGCGCCGCTGGTGGCCACCGCCCTCGCGGCCAACAGCGGCAGGCCCGCCCGGATCACCGAACGCGCCCTGGACCTGCTGGCCGCCTCCGCCGTTCCCGCGCGGGGCGCCCGGGTGCTGCTGATCGGCGTCGCCTACAAGGAGGGCGTGGCGGACGTCCGGGAGAGCCCCGCCCTGGAGATCCTCGCCGGTCTGGCGGCGGCCGGAGCGGACGTCGCCTACTGCGACCCCCTGGTGCCCTCGCTCCGCGTCGGCACCGACGCGCTGCGCCACGTGCCGGACCCGCACGGCCGCCCGTGGGACCTGGTCGTCCTGCACACCGTCCACGCCGTACACGACCTGACCTGGCTGTCCGCCGTCGACGCCCCGCCCGTCCTGGACACCCGGCAGCGCGGACCCCTCCCGAGGGCGGCGTCCGGGAGCGGTGCCCTCCCCCCGGCCGAGGTGACCGCATGA
- a CDS encoding polysaccharide deacetylase family protein, producing the protein MTADVTADATADVTADVNRDGPRGRRHGRPLVRAALGLLTAAVVVLPFAAAWQHDSLRRAVAEQAAPPASGAAADGAADAKAAPAAGAPVVLAYHDVGPDDRSRYTVSAKTFDAQLRALRDAGYRTLSTREFTDFLRDGRTPGPRTVYLTFDDGTHGLWTHADPVLARYGMTAAAYLITGQVGTHRPYYLTWAEVERMARSGRWDFQAHTHLSHERAPVDAAGHERSAFTNRLWRPDEGRVETRDEYRSRIAADLDRTVRDLVDHDLPRPRLFAYPFSERLDETNLGARGADALLAILRERFTATLTNSASRPLPAGPRAAAARQVQRLEVTRDTTPAGLLREMARWAPVAPGDADRPLSHPAHWETTGDTEGVGPGTLTGDSRPPRGTDYVSAAYRSLATADWTTYRLRATVGGLHGTSNGVGITVRAGSEHPVALSVGRNTASLTPSGTDAASDRPTCRLDPSATHRIAVAVTPRQVRVSVDGDPCATVRADGWRSAEGAGGFSLSVRNSGPEQRWPRFASLTVE; encoded by the coding sequence GTGACGGCCGACGTGACGGCCGACGCGACGGCCGACGTGACGGCCGACGTGAATCGCGACGGTCCACGCGGACGCCGGCACGGGCGGCCCCTGGTGCGCGCCGCGCTGGGCCTGCTCACGGCGGCCGTCGTGGTGCTGCCGTTCGCCGCCGCCTGGCAGCACGACTCCCTCCGGCGCGCGGTGGCCGAACAGGCCGCGCCGCCCGCCTCCGGGGCGGCCGCGGACGGGGCCGCGGACGCCAAGGCGGCCCCCGCCGCGGGCGCTCCCGTCGTCCTCGCCTACCACGACGTCGGCCCCGACGACCGCAGCCGCTACACCGTCTCCGCGAAGACCTTCGACGCCCAGCTGCGCGCCCTGCGCGACGCCGGCTACCGCACGCTGTCCACCCGGGAGTTCACCGACTTCCTGCGCGACGGCCGCACCCCCGGACCGCGCACCGTCTACCTCACCTTCGACGACGGCACCCACGGACTGTGGACCCACGCCGACCCGGTCCTGGCCAGGTACGGGATGACGGCGGCCGCCTACCTGATCACCGGCCAGGTGGGCACCCACCGGCCGTACTACCTCACCTGGGCCGAGGTCGAACGGATGGCGCGGTCCGGACGCTGGGACTTCCAGGCCCACACCCACCTCAGCCACGAACGGGCCCCGGTGGACGCCGCCGGGCACGAGCGGTCCGCGTTCACCAACCGGCTGTGGCGGCCGGACGAGGGCCGCGTCGAGACCCGGGACGAGTACCGGAGCCGGATCGCCGCGGACCTCGACCGCACCGTCCGCGACCTCGTGGACCACGACCTGCCCCGGCCCCGGCTGTTCGCCTACCCCTTCTCGGAGCGGCTGGACGAGACCAACCTGGGCGCCCGCGGCGCCGACGCCCTGCTCGCCATACTGCGGGAGCGCTTCACGGCCACCCTCACCAACAGCGCCTCCCGGCCGCTGCCGGCCGGGCCCCGCGCGGCCGCCGCCCGTCAGGTGCAGCGCCTCGAGGTCACCCGGGACACCACGCCGGCCGGCCTGCTGCGCGAGATGGCGCGCTGGGCCCCGGTCGCGCCGGGCGACGCCGACCGGCCGCTGTCCCACCCCGCGCACTGGGAGACGACCGGCGACACCGAGGGGGTCGGCCCCGGAACGCTCACCGGCGACAGCCGCCCTCCCCGGGGCACGGACTACGTGTCGGCCGCCTACCGCTCCCTCGCCACCGCCGACTGGACCACCTACCGCCTGCGCGCCACCGTCGGCGGGCTGCACGGCACCTCCAACGGCGTCGGCATCACCGTACGGGCGGGCAGCGAACACCCCGTGGCGCTCTCCGTCGGCCGCAACACGGCGAGCCTCACCCCGAGCGGGACGGACGCCGCGTCCGACCGGCCGACCTGCCGGCTCGACCCCTCCGCCACGCACCGGATCGCCGTGGCGGTGACGCCCCGGCAGGTGCGGGTGAGCGTGGACGGCGACCCCTGTGCGACGGTCCGCGCGGACGGGTGGCGGTCGGCGGAGGGCGCCGGGGGCTTCTCGCTCAGCGTGCGCAACAGCGGACCGGAGCAGAGGTGGCCCCGCTTCGCCTCCCTGACGGTCGAGTGA
- a CDS encoding glycosyltransferase family 2 protein, translating into MTVLRPGHGPASPLPAGLRHRLGIRPGTRLRARLDALDPRVRRDVVRLLTLLALLPLLLLLARRAVRLPHAFDLLTLYGLAVLAGTVGLLHLAYSRYDDPALRPLRGRPRHADAFPALPAEPRVSFLLAVRNERAHIEACVRSMAAVDYPDLQLVVVDDASDDGTPEVLERLAEELPITLIRLADNLGKKGALVRACAVADGDVLLFTDSDCVVAPDAVRHCVTALVRHPELGVVSGHCRALNTDAGLLARVQDIWYEGQFRISKAAEASFGSVSCVSGPLAAFRREAVWNYLPAWAEDRFLGAPFRFATDRQLTGYVLGQAWRGRALKDRHADSPFVREHDYPELRWEVGYTRAARVWTRVPSRPAPFLRQQIRWKKSFVRNLFFTGRFMWRRGPAAAALYYGHALWVIAAPVLVARHLLWAPLHPAGLLTLLYLGGVVLKGCVWGLAYRIDHPGDRAWRYRPLMSLLSCCVLAWLLPYALLTLRRNVWSRSAA; encoded by the coding sequence ATGACCGTCCTGCGCCCCGGCCACGGGCCGGCCTCCCCGCTCCCCGCGGGCCTCCGCCACCGGCTCGGCATCCGTCCCGGAACCCGGCTCCGCGCCCGCCTCGACGCCCTGGACCCCCGGGTCCGCCGCGACGTCGTACGGCTGCTCACCCTCCTCGCCCTGCTGCCCCTCCTGCTCCTGCTGGCCCGCCGCGCCGTCCGCCTGCCCCACGCCTTCGACCTGCTCACGCTGTACGGCCTCGCCGTGCTGGCCGGAACCGTCGGCCTCCTCCACCTCGCCTACAGCCGTTACGACGACCCGGCCCTGCGCCCGCTGCGCGGCCGCCCGCGCCACGCCGACGCCTTCCCGGCCCTCCCCGCCGAGCCCCGGGTGAGCTTCCTGCTGGCCGTGCGCAACGAACGCGCGCACATCGAGGCCTGCGTGCGTTCCATGGCCGCCGTCGACTACCCCGACCTCCAGCTCGTCGTGGTCGACGACGCCTCCGACGACGGCACGCCGGAGGTCCTGGAACGCCTCGCGGAGGAGCTGCCGATCACCCTGATCCGGCTGGCGGACAACCTCGGCAAGAAGGGCGCGCTGGTCCGCGCCTGCGCCGTCGCCGACGGGGACGTCCTCCTCTTCACCGACTCCGACTGCGTCGTCGCGCCGGACGCCGTACGGCACTGCGTCACCGCCCTGGTCCGGCACCCGGAACTGGGCGTGGTCAGCGGGCACTGCCGGGCGCTCAACACCGACGCCGGTCTGCTGGCCCGCGTCCAGGACATCTGGTACGAGGGGCAGTTCCGGATCAGCAAGGCCGCCGAGGCGTCCTTCGGCTCGGTGTCCTGCGTCTCCGGACCGCTTGCCGCCTTCCGCCGGGAGGCGGTCTGGAACTACCTGCCCGCCTGGGCCGAGGACCGCTTCCTCGGCGCCCCCTTCCGCTTCGCCACCGACCGCCAGCTCACCGGCTACGTCCTCGGCCAGGCCTGGCGCGGCCGCGCCCTCAAGGACCGGCACGCCGACTCCCCCTTCGTCCGCGAGCACGACTACCCCGAGCTGCGCTGGGAGGTCGGCTACACCCGTGCCGCCCGCGTCTGGACCCGGGTGCCGTCCCGCCCCGCCCCCTTCCTGCGCCAGCAGATCAGGTGGAAGAAGAGCTTCGTCAGGAACCTGTTCTTCACCGGCCGCTTCATGTGGCGCCGGGGCCCGGCCGCCGCCGCGCTGTACTACGGGCACGCCCTGTGGGTGATCGCGGCGCCCGTCCTCGTCGCACGCCACCTGCTGTGGGCCCCGCTGCACCCGGCCGGTCTGCTCACCCTGCTCTACCTGGGCGGGGTCGTCCTCAAGGGGTGCGTCTGGGGCCTCGCCTACCGGATCGACCATCCGGGGGACCGCGCCTGGCGCTACCGCCCCCTGATGAGCCTGCTGTCCTGCTGCGTACTGGCCTGGCTGCTGCCGTACGCCCTGCTCACCCTGCGCCGCAACGTCTGGTCGAGGAGTGCCGCATGA
- a CDS encoding DUF4245 domain-containing protein: MAGTKGKQKSARDMVLSLGVIVLAAGVIWIFIPHDDGEPDLKRVDYRVELLTAQRAASYPVAAPQGLSQDWKATSVRFRGDDSDAWHLGFRAPDGEYVAVEQSTKKPSTFIADASQGARATERTDEIGGRTWTRYTGGRYDALVLQGGDGMKGATTVVAGTGSFEQLTKMAAALELA; the protein is encoded by the coding sequence GTGGCAGGTACGAAAGGCAAGCAGAAGTCGGCCCGGGACATGGTTCTCTCCCTGGGCGTCATCGTCCTCGCGGCGGGCGTGATCTGGATCTTCATCCCGCACGACGACGGCGAACCGGACCTCAAGCGGGTCGACTACCGGGTCGAGCTGCTGACCGCGCAGCGCGCCGCGTCGTACCCGGTGGCCGCGCCGCAGGGGCTGTCGCAGGACTGGAAGGCGACCTCCGTCCGCTTCCGGGGCGACGACTCCGACGCGTGGCACCTCGGCTTCCGCGCCCCGGACGGCGAGTACGTGGCGGTGGAGCAGTCCACGAAGAAGCCGTCGACGTTCATCGCCGACGCCAGCCAGGGGGCACGGGCGACCGAGCGGACCGACGAGATCGGCGGCCGGACGTGGACGCGGTACACGGGCGGCCGGTACGACGCGCTGGTGCTCCAGGGGGGCGACGGCATGAAGGGCGCCACGACGGTGGTGGCCGGCACCGGGTCGTTCGAGCAGCTCACCAAGATGGCGGCGGCACTGGAACTGGCGTGA
- a CDS encoding malonic semialdehyde reductase produces MSLVLDAAAQDLLFREARTANTFTDEPVTDEQVQAIYDLVKYGPTAFNQSPLRITLVRSPEARERLVRHMGEGNRPKTAAAPLVAILSADNEFHEELPDLFPHAPQVKDAFFSERPVREGAASLNAALQAAYFIVGVRAAGLAAGPMTGVDFEGVRKEFLDDDHTPLMVVNIGRPGPDAWFPRSPRLAYEQVVTTV; encoded by the coding sequence ATGTCTCTCGTTCTTGACGCCGCCGCCCAGGACCTGCTGTTCCGCGAGGCCCGCACCGCGAACACCTTCACCGACGAGCCGGTGACCGACGAGCAGGTCCAGGCGATCTACGACCTGGTCAAGTACGGTCCGACCGCCTTCAACCAGTCGCCGCTGCGCATCACGCTGGTCCGCTCCCCCGAGGCCCGCGAGCGTCTCGTCCGGCACATGGGCGAGGGCAACCGGCCCAAGACGGCCGCCGCCCCGCTGGTCGCGATCCTGTCCGCGGACAACGAGTTCCACGAGGAGCTGCCGGACCTCTTCCCGCACGCCCCCCAGGTCAAGGACGCCTTCTTCAGCGAGCGTCCGGTGCGCGAGGGCGCCGCCTCCCTGAACGCCGCCCTGCAGGCCGCGTACTTCATCGTCGGCGTCCGCGCCGCGGGTCTGGCCGCCGGGCCGATGACCGGCGTCGACTTCGAGGGTGTGCGCAAGGAGTTCCTGGACGACGACCACACCCCGCTGATGGTCGTCAACATCGGCCGCCCGGGCCCCGACGCCTGGTTCCCGCGCTCGCCGCGCCTCGCGTACGAGCAGGTCGTCACCACGGTCTGA
- the glpX gene encoding class II fructose-bisphosphatase, with the protein MTEHHLPSELDVPSEAPDRNLAMELVRVTEAAAMAAGRWVGRGDKNGADGAAVRAMRTLVHTVSMNGVVVIGEGEKDEAPMLFNGERVGDGTGAEVDIAVDPIDGTTLTANGMTNAIAVLAAAERGSMFDPSAVFYMDKLVTGPEAADFVDINAPVSVNIRRIAKAKRRTPEDVTVVILDRPRHRGLIKEVRETGARIKLISDGDVAGSILALREGTGIDLLLGIGGTPEGIISACAVKCLGGTIQGKLWPKDDEERQRAVDAGHDLDRVLTTDDLVSGDNVFFVATGITDGELLRGVRYRSETATTDSIVMRSKSGTVRRIDSEHRLSKLRAYSAVDFDRAK; encoded by the coding sequence ATGACCGAGCATCATCTTCCGTCCGAGCTGGACGTCCCCTCGGAGGCCCCCGACCGCAACCTCGCCATGGAGCTGGTGCGGGTCACCGAAGCCGCGGCGATGGCCGCCGGCCGCTGGGTCGGCCGCGGCGACAAGAACGGCGCCGACGGCGCAGCGGTGCGTGCCATGCGGACCCTCGTCCACACCGTCTCGATGAACGGCGTCGTCGTCATCGGCGAAGGCGAGAAGGACGAGGCCCCGATGCTCTTCAACGGGGAGCGGGTCGGCGACGGCACCGGGGCCGAGGTCGACATCGCCGTCGACCCGATCGACGGCACCACGCTGACCGCCAACGGCATGACCAACGCGATCGCGGTGCTGGCCGCGGCCGAGCGCGGCTCCATGTTCGACCCGTCCGCCGTGTTCTACATGGACAAGCTGGTCACGGGTCCGGAGGCCGCCGACTTCGTCGACATCAACGCGCCCGTGTCCGTGAACATCCGCCGGATCGCCAAGGCCAAGCGGCGCACCCCCGAGGACGTCACCGTCGTCATCCTCGACCGGCCCCGGCACCGGGGCCTCATCAAGGAGGTCCGGGAGACCGGCGCACGCATCAAGCTGATCTCGGACGGCGACGTGGCCGGTTCCATCCTCGCCCTGCGCGAGGGCACTGGCATCGACCTGCTGCTCGGCATCGGCGGCACCCCGGAGGGCATCATCTCGGCCTGTGCCGTGAAGTGCCTGGGCGGCACCATCCAGGGCAAGCTGTGGCCCAAGGACGACGAGGAGCGGCAGCGCGCGGTGGACGCCGGGCACGACCTGGACCGGGTGCTGACCACCGACGACCTGGTCTCCGGGGACAACGTCTTCTTCGTCGCCACCGGCATCACCGACGGCGAACTGCTGCGCGGGGTGCGGTACCGGTCGGAGACGGCCACGACCGACTCGATCGTGATGCGCTCCAAGTCGGGCACGGTGCGGCGGATCGACTCCGAGCACCGGCTGAGCAAGCTGCGGGCCTACAGCGCGGTGGACTTCGACCGGGCGAAGTGA